The following nucleotide sequence is from Luteibaculum oceani.
TAGCAACGCTCAAGCCACCCTAAAAAACCAAATCAACAATTACAAAACCCAACAGGCGAATTTAGATTTAAGTACAAAAATTCGGGAACAAACGCTGATTAAGTTTAAAGAAGGTTTAGCCTCTAGTTTCGACTTAAACCAATCGGAAAATCAATTTCTAGAGGCGCAAGCCAAATACGTAAACGCAGTCATTAATTTAAGTCAAGCCAAAAGTAATCTCGACAAACTTTTAAATAATTAAACCCAGAAAATCCGATGAAAGCTAAATATATATTACCCCTTATTGCTGGAATTTTCCTGGCATGTCAACCTCAAGAAAGCGCCGAAACAAAAGGTGTGGAGGAACTAAAAAAACAGAAATCCGATTTACAGGCAGAATTCAAAATTCTGGGTGAAAAAATTCAGGAGATCGACAACCAGATTAAAGCCATTACTGGAGAAAGCAATCAGCGCGTTTTTAAAGTAAAAACCGTGAAGGCTAACCCTCGACCTTTCAACCACTATTTTCAGGTGCAGGGTCAGGTTGAGGCTGAGCGCAATATTCTCTTAACTGCCGAGGTAAATGGAGTGGTTAAATCCATTCATGTTTCCGAAGGACAAAAGGTAGCTGCAGGTCAAAAAATTCTTTCTTTAGATACCGACATTTTAGACAAACAAATAGAAGAGGCAATGGCCGGATACGATCTTGCTTCGTTTGTTTACGAACGTCAAAAGCGACTTTGGGATCAAAACATCGGTTCTGAACTGGAGTTTAAGCAAGCCAAAAACAACAAGGTTACCTTAGAGGCAAGACTTAGTTCTTTAAATGCACAAAAGGAAAAATCCATTATCAGAGCACCCTTTAGCGGGGTTATCGACGAAGTTTTACCTAAAACTGGAGAACTGGTTAACGTAGGTAGACCTATCGCCAGATTGGTGAACCTAGACAGACTAAAACTAGAGGCAGATGTTTCTGAGAAATACGTCGGTCAGATTGAAAATGGGACTGAGGTACTCATTAAATTTCCAGCAATAGGAACCGAGGTAAGCTCGGAGCTTTCTCAGGTAGGAAATTATATAGATCCAAACAACAGAACCATAAAGGTTGCTGCGAAATTGCCTAAGGCCAACAACCTCATCCCAAACTTGGTAGCCGAGCTAAATGTTAGAGATTATAGCAATGACAACGCCATAGTTATTCCAACCAAAGCAATACAGCAAGATTTAAACAACGAGAATTTTGTGTACGTGCTTAAAAACGAAGGCGACCTACAAACAGTGGAACGTGTTTTTATAAAAACTGGATATAGCTACCAAGGTGA
It contains:
- a CDS encoding efflux RND transporter periplasmic adaptor subunit translates to MKAKYILPLIAGIFLACQPQESAETKGVEELKKQKSDLQAEFKILGEKIQEIDNQIKAITGESNQRVFKVKTVKANPRPFNHYFQVQGQVEAERNILLTAEVNGVVKSIHVSEGQKVAAGQKILSLDTDILDKQIEEAMAGYDLASFVYERQKRLWDQNIGSELEFKQAKNNKVTLEARLSSLNAQKEKSIIRAPFSGVIDEVLPKTGELVNVGRPIARLVNLDRLKLEADVSEKYVGQIENGTEVLIKFPAIGTEVSSELSQVGNYIDPNNRTIKVAAKLPKANNLIPNLVAELNVRDYSNDNAIVIPTKAIQQDLNNENFVYVLKNEGDLQTVERVFIKTGYSYQGETEVISGLAGNEQVVVQGARNITEGSVVKVEK